The Chryseobacterium oranimense genome contains the following window.
TGGATTTGGAAAGGTTGTTGTAGATATCGCTTTTTGAGTTCCTGTTTTTGTACACGCGGGCAATATCCACGGCAAAGTCTCTCCAAAGGTCACCAATAGCTGTGATTTCTTTCGAAAGCTCTTTTAATTCGTCATTTTTAAGAATAACTGCCGCTTCCTGAAGGAATGCACCGTAGATAAACCTGAAACCCCCGCCGCCGGTACCGATCTCTTCCTGCATTCTGATCAACTGTCCCAAATAGTGGTTGGTTACTTTGGTTCCTTTCTTTTCAGCCCATTTCGGGATGCTTTTCGCAACCCAGCGCATGGCTTTTACTCCGATAAGCGGAACGGGAGCCAGCATATTTTTACAGGTATCTTTGATCCCTTTTCGGATTGCTTCTTCAAGATTTACATGTTCCGGAATATAAGTAGGATAGTACATATGTCCTTTTGGTGGCAATGCGCCTTTGGCATATCTTACTTTTTCCAGCTCAGCTTCCGAAAGGGTAGTGGCATAATCCATTACCGGGTCGCTGATCAGGAATTTTCCGTCTTCTTTTCCGTATACCACAAGATTGTGGGCATTGAAGTGAAATTTGTATTCCTCAGGAAAATAAGTAAGGTTAAATACACCCACCTGCAGTCCTGTAGGAATGTTTTGATTTAAGTTTCTTTCCAAAGCGGATTGTGCGTCTTTAGGATTGGAGAACTTTTCTCTTTTGATTTTAATTCCCAATCTTTTGGCTGCTTTGCTGAAAATAGCACCTGGCATCGGTCTGTAGCTGAAACCCGGAGCGAAATTCACTTTCAAAAATGGCAGATAGACAAAAAACAGTCCGGAACCGATCCCGAAGATCATAGGTTCACTGAGCTTTAAGCCTTTATTGAGTAACAGATTGGAGGCAACACCGTTTTCGCAATGTGCGGTCTGATGGTGTTCGAAGTTAAGTTTCATTTGCTGCTTTTATCTTTTTCATTGACGGAATGAACCTGTGCATAATGTATGCCGTGTTTCCATATTATTTTCCGTCGAAGTTCTTTAATTCATCCACTGAAATACCAAATGCATCGGCATATTTTTTCAGGACGGATTGGCTTAGTGTCTTAAATACTTTAGGTTTTGCGTGTCTCTTTACACGCCATTGCCACATTCCTACATAGGCTGCAAGAACCTGAAGATCCATTTTATTCAGTTCCATAAAATAGATAATAGGACTTACTACATTATTGGCCACATTCTGTCTGGCTTCTTCAATCCTTTCATGGATCAGTTCCATAGATTCGTCAAGGGCTGCTTTTTTAGCATCCCAGCCTATGCTGT
Protein-coding sequences here:
- a CDS encoding BtrH N-terminal domain-containing protein → MKLNFEHHQTAHCENGVASNLLLNKGLKLSEPMIFGIGSGLFFVYLPFLKVNFAPGFSYRPMPGAIFSKAAKRLGIKIKREKFSNPKDAQSALERNLNQNIPTGLQVGVFNLTYFPEEYKFHFNAHNLVVYGKEDGKFLISDPVMDYATTLSEAELEKVRYAKGALPPKGHMYYPTYIPEHVNLEEAIRKGIKDTCKNMLAPVPLIGVKAMRWVAKSIPKWAEKKGTKVTNHYLGQLIRMQEEIGTGGGGFRFIYGAFLQEAAVILKNDELKELSKEITAIGDLWRDFAVDIARVYKNRNSKSDIYNNLSKSMLHIADLEEAFYKKLRKAI